Below is a genomic region from Sander vitreus isolate 19-12246 chromosome 15, sanVit1, whole genome shotgun sequence.
ctgtttacaattgaatgtaggcctaacaacctctctgtttacatattttggtatgttttgcacattcaggaagtgccatgtgctcagtgctgtagttttatgtatccaatttatttagttttagcGCACTGCAGaacgttttgtttttgaagcttgaaaagctacgaattaaatatcctatatggctttaatagaaagaaaaaaaaatgtatttgatgcatcgagatatcgaatcgaagacatgataatcgtaatcgaaagatcagtgaagattcacacctctaattGAAAAGGTTCAACTACATCATATCAAACTAATACAAAACAGCTGGATGACCAACTACTGCACTACAGAGAGCCAACACCCACTGTAAAGGAAGAGCAAGAATCCTCCAAATAGGCTGTCTGTCAACAGATAAAATGACAGCTGGCTGAAAGtctaaacaacaaaatatgctGGTCAATACTGCATTATATGACACGAAAAAAGACATGAGACAATGAAGTGGGACAAATTTAACTTCACTTTTAAAAGGGCACTAACCTGGTTCAAAAGCATGTGAGGAAGTAGGCAGAGACTGTAGAGACCTGCTAACTGTGGACTTCATGTCATGGTTCAGTACCCGTGGTGACGAACCCATCCACGCGGGCTCCTCCCAGCTTCTCTGTCCCGTCGGCTCCATATTGGTGGGGCTGGTGGGAGCACTTATTGCACGGTCATACATCTGCACAACAAAGAACTGTGAGCACATTGTTCACGCTGCCATGTATGCTTAAGTAAGAGCattgttttttccttttgtcgTACATGGGAGTGAAGAAAATAAACAGTTGGGAGATACATTGCTTCTCACTTACTCTTTTGACAGCAAGCGTTGCAATGCCGAGCATGGCTGCTCCTCCCACCCCCAGCACAAGCTTAGCATTGGAAAGCATGAAGTCAATGGCTGTGCCAATCCCATTGTCATCTTTCTTCCCTTTACGGTCTCCATTCACCCCTGCCATCCTTTCACTGAACAGAGGAGATAAAGAGAGTAAGACAGGAGGACACTGACAGGAAGCGGATAAGGACAGAAAAAGCAAATTTTTTCTGTTGCTGAGCTTAGAGGCACTGATTGAATATTGCACTTATAGGAGGAAAATCTATGCGTAGCCACAGCAAACATGGTCTTATTCATGACCTGTGATCTTTGCCTTATCCTACActacagggttcatacgcattttaaccaatacttctcggcaaatttccatgactacgtattcctgaaaatgtcagtcgacattatacaataagaataaaaatctgtgttaaagtttaccctcaggggtttaacaataaaatgaatgacaatgtatgtggttcatagtgggattcgtaatatcacGCCCCGAACAGAAcggtgaggttaggacgacgtgaaatacatttattaatcacatattattatgctgtgttaaaaaaaattccaaaactttctgggtctttttaggtttccaaaacctttccaggcctggaatttgcattttttttttaattccataacttttccaggttatttcaaaacgtatgaaccctgacaCTAAATAGTCCACCATTCCCCACAAAGAATGTCTCAGATCTAAACATTCGCATTGCTGACATAAAGAGTAGTTTCTTATATGCAAACCCACCTGGGAGATAAACCTCCAGACGACCTTTAACCCGTGACCCGTTCCCCTACATAAGCCCACCCAATCGGCTGTTGAGGAAGAACTGGCCCCTCTTCAGTGCGTCCTCCTTATCTTCAGGTACCGTCAGGGCTTGGCAGCGACGAAACTCGCGAGCCACGGCACGACGATAGTAATTGCGGTCAGTGTACTGAAGTTGACGCCCTGCGCGGAGCAGCGCCCGGTACAGCTCCAGCACGGCACTGCGAGACCAGCCGCCCATTAGGGAACACACATGGAGAGGGGGGA
It encodes:
- the LOC144529801 gene encoding mitochondrial ribosome and complex I assembly factor AltMIEF1-like — protein: MGGWSRSAVLELYRALLRAGRQLQYTDRNYYRRAVAREFRRCQALTVPEDKEDALKRGQFFLNSRLGGLM